Proteins encoded together in one candidate division WOR-3 bacterium window:
- a CDS encoding polysaccharide deacetylase family protein — protein sequence MVILNKPDDRLQDLLKREGISFRIADTTGKYLFVTRSEKHVIVADFRDAPIEFKSHLKKIRYIAPDRSGVLDKVGVVDINTACFVPDSANFGVSDKGKGVIYYNEIPGKGKIFVLPFHLDILLKHRGIVPKRFWAPFPRFPYEDVAVTDRGGVRRLLTACLKYLCEINELPFVKTSCNPGSFPSTLGFRVDTDFSSPSLIEKALKISEKVGMRWTWFVTTGDQHARLKAIISILKGEDIQLHCHRHLVYADITQNKLNYARGKDILNQLGVAPTGVAAPYGEWNESLQQAYTELGFLYSSEFGYSYDDLPELPMVNGQRSTVLQIPVHPISLGRLSEVTRNKKQIFDYYSRIIDLQCARLEPCFFYDHPKWIVHYQDVLIDILQYGLDRCRNWTTLTDYCHWWQRRDSINYEIQLKEEGFDLKATETPAEISLTIERNGQIAFVPIKTQMISWDELKWSEIYRTTRFNIQELNTRKSDLIMLIKAKLRNYRRKMEKRINSQL from the coding sequence TTGGTTATTCTTAACAAACCTGATGACCGGCTGCAAGATTTATTGAAACGCGAAGGTATCTCTTTTCGGATAGCAGACACAACGGGAAAATATTTGTTTGTCACCCGGAGCGAGAAACATGTGATTGTAGCCGATTTTCGCGATGCACCCATAGAATTCAAATCCCATTTAAAGAAGATCAGATACATTGCGCCTGACCGTTCAGGTGTTCTTGATAAAGTCGGGGTTGTTGATATAAATACAGCTTGTTTTGTCCCCGATTCGGCAAATTTTGGTGTCAGCGATAAGGGCAAAGGAGTAATTTATTATAACGAGATTCCGGGCAAGGGGAAAATTTTTGTGCTGCCTTTTCACCTTGATATTCTGTTAAAACACCGTGGTATTGTACCAAAAAGATTCTGGGCACCATTTCCGAGATTCCCTTATGAAGATGTTGCCGTTACCGATCGGGGGGGTGTTCGTCGTTTATTGACTGCCTGTTTGAAATACCTTTGCGAGATAAACGAGCTCCCTTTTGTAAAAACCTCCTGCAATCCCGGTTCTTTTCCCTCGACTCTTGGTTTTCGGGTTGATACGGATTTCAGTTCCCCATCTTTAATCGAAAAGGCATTGAAAATATCAGAAAAAGTAGGGATGCGCTGGACCTGGTTTGTAACTACCGGTGATCAGCACGCACGGCTTAAAGCAATCATAAGTATCCTAAAAGGCGAAGATATTCAATTGCACTGTCACCGTCATCTGGTTTATGCCGACATTACGCAAAATAAGTTAAATTACGCAAGGGGAAAGGATATACTCAATCAATTGGGTGTGGCGCCGACTGGAGTTGCCGCTCCCTATGGAGAGTGGAACGAAAGTCTGCAACAGGCATATACCGAACTGGGTTTCCTGTACTCCTCGGAATTTGGATATTCTTATGACGACCTGCCCGAGTTGCCAATGGTGAATGGACAGCGCAGTACAGTATTGCAGATTCCAGTTCATCCGATCTCACTGGGCAGACTCAGTGAGGTGACCCGGAACAAAAAACAAATATTTGACTATTATTCCCGAATAATTGACCTGCAGTGCGCCCGTTTAGAACCTTGTTTTTTTTATGACCATCCGAAGTGGATAGTTCATTACCAGGATGTACTAATAGATATTTTGCAGTATGGTTTAGACCGCTGCCGCAACTGGACTACACTTACCGACTACTGCCACTGGTGGCAACGCCGTGATTCGATTAACTACGAAATCCAATTGAAAGAAGAAGGGTTTGATTTAAAGGCAACAGAAACTCCTGCGGAAATCAGCCTAACGATAGAACGAAATGGTCAAATAGCATTTGTTCCTATTAAAACGCAGATGATATCCTGGGATGAGTTAAAGTGGAGTGAAATATATCGAACTACGCGTTTCAATATACAGGAGTTAAATACCAGAAAATCCGATTTGATAATGTTAATAAAGGCAAAGTTACGAAACTATCGGCGCAAGATGGAAAAACGCATTAATAGTCAACTATGA
- a CDS encoding glycosyltransferase, whose protein sequence is MMTVSHPVKYSRFWDREARSLHQGGYQVTLIGLGNEFKIEFIDGIKTIAVPERKRWHKFALVREIAQLALQEHADAYQCLDPWCLAISLWLKRFSQRIHIVYESSEWFPQTYLDRRDLPLLLRWLSWSLVSYLEYTASRRVEAIIETNYARARRFTRRGRIPIQVPNYPPVELIGAPQQDRNPWFVYTGLICRPRGFHQLLKALALVVKRGFYQVKLIVRGEFDGRDDIERWSKGFINRNGLTENVVFVSQLPSYAEVFNVIKPCLAGLILFQPERGNDWTNQPNKLFEFMGCGLSVIASNFPEIARIVNETKCGWLVDPTQPEAIAEAMVEVLENPVESIQRGFAGRKAVETKYNWRVAEQSLLNMYRDIFRGTED, encoded by the coding sequence ATGATGACAGTATCGCACCCAGTTAAATATAGTAGATTCTGGGACCGAGAAGCTCGTTCTCTTCATCAGGGTGGTTATCAGGTTACCCTAATAGGCTTAGGTAATGAGTTCAAAATTGAATTTATCGATGGTATCAAAACCATTGCGGTACCGGAGCGAAAGAGATGGCACAAGTTTGCTCTTGTTAGAGAAATTGCCCAACTGGCTTTACAAGAACATGCTGATGCCTATCAATGTCTTGACCCTTGGTGTCTTGCCATTAGCCTTTGGTTAAAACGATTTTCGCAGCGTATCCACATCGTATATGAATCAAGTGAATGGTTTCCGCAAACCTATCTTGATCGCCGAGACCTCCCCTTACTGTTGCGCTGGCTGAGCTGGTCGTTGGTCAGTTATCTTGAATACACTGCCAGCCGCCGGGTGGAGGCGATTATTGAGACCAATTATGCCCGAGCACGCCGCTTTACGCGGCGGGGGCGGATTCCGATTCAAGTTCCCAATTACCCTCCGGTTGAACTTATTGGAGCCCCGCAACAAGACCGAAATCCCTGGTTTGTTTATACCGGGTTGATATGTCGCCCACGAGGTTTTCATCAACTTTTAAAGGCATTAGCACTGGTCGTCAAACGAGGATTTTATCAGGTGAAATTGATTGTCCGGGGTGAATTTGACGGGAGAGATGACATTGAAAGATGGTCAAAGGGGTTTATTAATCGTAACGGGCTGACAGAAAATGTAGTTTTTGTTTCCCAACTACCTTCTTATGCAGAGGTGTTTAATGTTATAAAACCCTGTCTCGCTGGTTTAATTTTATTTCAACCCGAGCGAGGAAATGATTGGACCAATCAACCCAACAAACTATTTGAGTTTATGGGGTGTGGTTTATCGGTTATTGCCAGTAATTTTCCTGAAATTGCTCGGATTGTGAATGAAACAAAATGCGGCTGGCTTGTAGATCCTACTCAGCCTGAAGCAATCGCCGAGGCAATGGTTGAGGTTCTTGAAAACCCTGTGGAAAGTATTCAACGTGGTTTTGCGGGCCGAAAAGCGGTAGAGACAAAGTACAACTGGCGTGTCGCCGAACAGTCGTTGCTAAATATGTATCGAGATATTTTCCGAGGGACAGAGGATTAA
- a CDS encoding histone deacetylase, whose amino-acid sequence MKFVYSDRYRFNVGVHVFPTEKYKMVRDGLLAEGLARIEDFVEPPEPSVDDIRLVHTKEYVDDLLNLRWTSRTVRSELPLTWEIVQGFFLHASGTILACQLALNDGVAMNIGGGFHHAFAEHGEGFCYINDIAVAIKKLQKEGKLERAAVIDCDLHQGNGTARIFQNEPRVYTFSIHQEHLYPIKERSDWDIGLEDETGDEEYNRLMKEAVPKIISEHRPQLIVYVAGADPYFNDQLGTLKLTKRGLALRDRIVLENCRNAGIPVATVLAGGYALDTKDTAEIHINTAKECLRVLGQLPPKSAEENSPNPNESETTSA is encoded by the coding sequence ATGAAATTTGTATATTCAGACCGTTATCGATTTAATGTTGGTGTCCATGTGTTCCCGACCGAGAAATACAAAATGGTACGCGACGGGTTACTGGCGGAAGGTCTTGCCCGGATTGAAGATTTTGTAGAGCCTCCGGAACCATCAGTGGACGACATTCGGCTTGTCCACACAAAAGAATATGTTGATGACCTGCTGAATCTCCGCTGGACTTCGCGCACGGTGCGTTCAGAATTACCTCTTACTTGGGAAATCGTTCAAGGTTTTTTTCTTCACGCATCAGGAACAATTCTTGCCTGTCAACTGGCATTGAATGATGGTGTGGCAATGAATATCGGCGGTGGATTTCACCATGCCTTTGCCGAACACGGGGAAGGTTTTTGCTATATCAACGATATTGCGGTGGCGATTAAAAAACTTCAAAAAGAAGGAAAACTGGAGCGCGCGGCGGTTATTGATTGCGATTTACATCAGGGCAACGGCACGGCCCGAATTTTTCAAAATGAACCAAGAGTCTACACTTTCTCCATTCACCAGGAGCATCTTTATCCAATTAAAGAACGCTCGGACTGGGATATTGGACTGGAAGACGAAACCGGCGACGAAGAGTATAATCGCTTGATGAAAGAAGCGGTTCCCAAAATTATTTCAGAACATCGACCGCAACTTATAGTTTATGTTGCCGGCGCAGACCCTTATTTCAACGACCAGTTAGGAACTTTGAAGTTGACAAAAAGAGGTCTTGCTTTAAGAGACCGAATTGTTCTGGAAAACTGCCGTAATGCCGGGATACCAGTTGCAACAGTTCTTGCCGGCGGATATGCGCTGGATACAAAAGACACCGCCGAAATTCATATAAACACGGCTAAAGAATGCCTTAGGGTTCTCGGGCAACTACCACCTAAATCAGCCGAAGAAAATAGTCCTAATCCCAACGAATCAGAAACAACCAGCGCTTGA
- a CDS encoding acyl-CoA dehydratase activase-related protein: protein MRVTFPYMGDIHLVLEPILRTIGAEVVVPPEPNKDTLAIGTQLAPETICLPFKITLGNMVNALRMGANTLVYVSGSWSCRFGYYGRLQAEILQEMGYRFRFIELRRDRLKEVIQAIVELNNGRLTQAVARTAKAFRLAWWKAMTLENAYKTARETLPVVKYPDKCHQILLEVVKEIARANAVKQLKFISESIADRFQSLPRNGRAHILKIKLIGESYCTIEPFVNFDIIKRLGEMGAILDPFLTGPRWLGFHGFRIGKNEMTFVQDIAKDYWRYCVGGEDANSVGHMILAAREGYDGVIHIHPFACMPSTVVQPTLTKISNDYNIPFLSLSVDEHTSEAGFVTRLEAFVSLLQRRRMLGKKALTG from the coding sequence ATGAGGGTTACATTTCCTTATATGGGCGATATTCATCTAGTACTTGAACCAATTTTACGCACAATCGGCGCTGAGGTTGTTGTCCCCCCAGAACCCAACAAAGACACGCTCGCAATCGGTACTCAACTTGCTCCCGAGACCATCTGTTTACCTTTTAAAATTACTCTGGGCAATATGGTCAATGCCCTGAGAATGGGTGCTAACACTTTAGTTTATGTGAGTGGTTCCTGGTCCTGTCGGTTTGGTTACTATGGGCGACTGCAGGCGGAGATACTACAGGAAATGGGCTATCGGTTTCGTTTCATCGAACTGCGCCGCGACCGCCTCAAAGAAGTCATCCAGGCAATTGTGGAACTGAATAACGGAAGACTGACTCAGGCAGTTGCCCGAACTGCGAAGGCATTTCGATTGGCTTGGTGGAAAGCAATGACTCTGGAAAATGCTTACAAAACGGCCCGAGAAACGCTACCTGTTGTCAAATATCCGGATAAGTGTCATCAAATACTCTTAGAGGTCGTGAAGGAAATCGCCCGGGCAAATGCGGTAAAGCAGTTGAAATTTATCTCGGAATCAATCGCCGACCGATTTCAAAGTTTGCCCCGAAATGGCCGCGCCCACATTCTCAAAATTAAATTGATTGGCGAAAGTTACTGCACGATTGAACCGTTTGTAAATTTTGACATCATCAAGCGGTTAGGGGAGATGGGTGCGATACTTGACCCGTTTCTAACCGGGCCGCGCTGGCTCGGTTTCCACGGCTTCCGGATCGGTAAAAATGAGATGACCTTTGTGCAGGATATAGCAAAAGATTACTGGCGATATTGTGTGGGAGGAGAGGATGCCAATTCCGTTGGACATATGATTCTTGCCGCTCGTGAGGGTTATGATGGTGTAATTCACATCCATCCCTTTGCCTGTATGCCCAGCACGGTAGTGCAGCCGACTTTGACAAAGATCAGCAATGATTACAACATCCCATTTTTGTCGCTTTCCGTCGACGAACACACAAGTGAAGCCGGTTTTGTAACCCGGCTCGAGGCTTTTGTCTCGCTTCTGCAGCGGAGGCGAATGCTGGGTAAAAAAGCGTTGACAGGTTAA
- a CDS encoding acyl-CoA dehydratase activase-related protein: MQIGICRALHTFHHFVLWKTFLNELGFETILTPNTTPEIVEAGLKIGPAELCLPVKVFLGHFQMLQEKADVIFIPRLVCRKVVGDYYFGCPKALALPDLIKALFPSSTEIVELIIDERISSEKMAFVNIAGRLGRKKEDALKAYQVAQAAACSADELTRRLETPIHIFNELKTDPYLSIPPGFKIGVIGHPYLLFDDCLNGQIFEFLVSCGAKPVVFFPTEEQIMQSALTKNVPNWYYELELITGARQLIQDESIKGLLLYTNFACGTGSIVNEFIRREGTRKRKIPILTILIDEHTSESGLKTRLEAFIDLLKAQRH, translated from the coding sequence ATGCAAATTGGCATATGTCGGGCGTTGCATACGTTTCATCATTTTGTCTTGTGGAAAACCTTTTTAAATGAACTGGGGTTTGAGACCATCTTAACGCCAAATACAACCCCGGAAATAGTTGAAGCGGGGCTGAAAATAGGACCGGCTGAATTGTGTCTTCCGGTTAAAGTATTTCTCGGACATTTCCAGATGTTACAAGAAAAAGCAGATGTGATATTTATCCCGCGCTTAGTTTGTCGAAAGGTGGTGGGCGATTATTATTTTGGCTGTCCAAAGGCACTTGCGCTTCCCGATTTAATTAAAGCCCTTTTCCCCAGTTCAACAGAGATTGTTGAACTAATCATCGATGAACGAATTTCTTCTGAAAAGATGGCATTCGTCAACATTGCCGGTAGATTGGGTAGAAAAAAGGAAGATGCTTTAAAAGCCTACCAAGTGGCTCAAGCGGCAGCTTGTAGTGCCGATGAGTTGACACGGCGATTGGAGACACCAATCCACATTTTCAATGAACTAAAAACCGACCCGTATTTGAGCATACCTCCTGGATTTAAAATCGGCGTTATCGGTCATCCTTACCTTTTATTTGATGATTGTCTTAATGGACAAATTTTTGAATTTCTGGTCAGTTGTGGAGCAAAACCGGTAGTTTTTTTCCCGACCGAGGAACAGATTATGCAGAGTGCGCTCACAAAAAATGTTCCGAACTGGTATTACGAACTGGAACTAATTACTGGTGCCCGGCAATTGATTCAGGATGAAAGCATCAAGGGGTTGCTTTTGTACACCAATTTTGCCTGTGGGACCGGTTCAATTGTAAATGAGTTCATACGGAGAGAAGGAACTCGGAAGAGAAAAATTCCTATTCTTACAATCTTAATTGACGAACATACGAGCGAATCGGGATTGAAAACCAGGCTGGAGGCTTTTATTGATTTACTTAAAGCGCAAAGGCATTAG
- the rplT gene encoding 50S ribosomal protein L20, producing MARVKTGPATRKRRKKWLKQAKGYWGGKSRLYKTARLQVMHGLLSAYRDRKQKKRVFRALMITRINAALRPYDLSYSRFMHGIKLAGVQLDRSVLSEVAIKSPDDFAQLVALAKEHLAS from the coding sequence ATGGCACGAGTTAAAACTGGACCAGCAACCAGAAAACGACGCAAAAAATGGTTGAAGCAGGCAAAGGGTTATTGGGGAGGCAAATCTCGTTTATATAAAACCGCCCGGTTACAGGTAATGCATGGCTTACTTAGTGCTTACCGTGACCGGAAGCAGAAAAAACGCGTTTTCCGGGCATTGATGATAACACGAATAAACGCTGCTCTCCGTCCGTATGATTTGAGTTATAGCCGATTTATGCATGGTATTAAATTGGCTGGAGTGCAACTGGACCGGAGTGTTCTTTCGGAAGTAGCAATTAAATCCCCGGATGACTTTGCCCAGCTGGTTGCGCTGGCAAAAGAGCATTTAGCAAGTTAA
- the infC gene encoding translation initiation factor IF-3: protein MKDRPKANEQIRVPYVRVIGVDKKPIGIMPTREAIALARRQNLDLVMLAPKEEPPVCGIMDYGRHLYEQKAKQRESKKKQHQTQVREIRMKMKIDRHDYEVKLKKMREFFAARDRVRLTLWLRGREVLHTDLAYQLIDRIRQDLADVARVEGNIKLQTEGKKSIQLMLVPK, encoded by the coding sequence ATTAAGGACCGACCGAAAGCGAATGAGCAAATTCGGGTCCCTTATGTGCGGGTAATAGGGGTTGATAAAAAACCGATTGGGATTATGCCCACGCGGGAAGCAATCGCGCTTGCCCGAAGGCAAAATCTTGACCTGGTGATGTTAGCCCCGAAAGAAGAACCACCGGTTTGTGGCATTATGGATTATGGTCGGCACCTTTACGAGCAAAAGGCAAAACAACGGGAGTCAAAAAAGAAACAGCATCAGACTCAGGTTCGAGAAATCAGGATGAAAATGAAAATCGACCGCCATGATTACGAGGTGAAGTTGAAAAAGATGCGCGAATTCTTTGCCGCCCGGGACCGGGTTCGACTTACGCTCTGGCTCCGGGGGAGAGAGGTCCTGCACACCGACCTCGCTTATCAACTTATCGACCGGATTCGCCAAGACCTTGCTGATGTTGCTCGAGTAGAAGGAAACATTAAGTTACAGACTGAAGGGAAAAAGTCTATTCAATTAATGTTGGTGCCAAAATGA
- the thrS gene encoding threonine--tRNA ligase, producing the protein MIKVIVNDEPREVQAGITAGDVLMDKAALAAIVNGRLVDLSFPIHEDAVIKPVYFDSMEGREIFWHSASHLMAQAVKQLYPEAKVTIGPAVPEGFYYDFDVPKPFTEEDLPKIEERMRQLAQQQIPIVHKFLPRKEAIDLFRQRGETYKLEIIEEIPDEEISVYEQGDFVDLCRGPHLPDTGKIKAIKLLSVAGAYWRGDEKKQMLSRIYGVAFPDEELLKEWLERIEEAKRRDHRKLGPALDLFSFHEEAGAGLVFWHPKGATVRRIIQDYWEKEHIAMGYQLVVTPHIARAQLWRQSGHFDYYRDNMYVLPVEKEEYVLKPMNCPGHILIYRTKVHSYRDLPLRLAEWGTVYRYERSGVLHGTMRVRGFTQDDAHIFCTQEQVEEEIYGVISLALKVLRQFGFDKFSVALSVRDPKHPENYLGTDEQWSVAENALINTLKQSGLDFHRAEGEAVFYGPKIDIHLADSLGREFQCSTCQFDFNLGQKFNVYYMDKKGEHLPTYLVHRTVLGSIERFVGILIEHYAGAFPTWLAPVQACVMTVTDKEADYAQKVGAILKRENVRVEIDLNNDKIGYKIGEAERQKIPYMLIVGAKEKASGTVSLRRRGKGNLGNMPLERVLAQIKEETSGRAAGTE; encoded by the coding sequence GTGATTAAGGTCATTGTTAATGACGAACCACGGGAAGTACAGGCCGGCATTACCGCTGGTGATGTGCTTATGGATAAGGCAGCATTGGCGGCGATAGTTAATGGTCGGCTGGTCGACCTTTCCTTCCCGATACATGAAGATGCTGTGATAAAGCCGGTGTACTTCGACTCAATGGAAGGACGAGAGATATTCTGGCACTCGGCTTCGCATCTAATGGCGCAAGCGGTTAAACAACTTTATCCGGAAGCGAAGGTTACGATTGGTCCAGCAGTTCCCGAAGGTTTTTACTACGATTTTGATGTCCCCAAGCCATTTACTGAGGAAGATTTACCCAAAATTGAAGAGCGGATGCGCCAATTGGCACAGCAGCAGATACCAATAGTTCATAAGTTTCTGCCGAGAAAGGAAGCAATTGACCTGTTTCGCCAGCGTGGTGAGACCTATAAGCTGGAAATTATCGAAGAGATCCCGGATGAGGAGATTTCGGTATACGAACAGGGCGATTTTGTTGACCTGTGCCGTGGTCCCCATTTGCCCGATACAGGTAAAATTAAGGCAATAAAACTTTTAAGCGTCGCCGGTGCTTACTGGCGTGGTGATGAGAAAAAACAGATGCTTTCCCGGATTTATGGTGTCGCATTTCCTGATGAAGAGTTGCTGAAAGAGTGGCTGGAGCGGATTGAAGAGGCAAAGCGGCGCGACCACCGGAAGCTGGGACCGGCACTTGATTTATTTAGTTTCCATGAAGAGGCAGGTGCCGGCTTGGTGTTCTGGCACCCCAAAGGTGCAACGGTACGCCGTATCATCCAGGACTACTGGGAAAAAGAGCATATTGCTATGGGCTATCAACTGGTTGTTACTCCTCATATCGCCCGGGCACAGTTATGGCGACAATCAGGGCATTTTGATTATTATCGGGATAATATGTATGTCCTGCCGGTGGAAAAGGAGGAGTATGTCTTGAAACCGATGAACTGTCCCGGGCACATTCTTATTTACCGTACAAAGGTCCACTCTTATCGGGATTTACCACTGCGATTGGCAGAATGGGGTACGGTATATCGATACGAGCGTTCCGGCGTTCTTCACGGTACGATGCGGGTGCGGGGTTTCACTCAGGACGATGCTCATATATTCTGTACCCAGGAGCAAGTTGAAGAAGAAATATACGGTGTGATTTCACTGGCGCTTAAAGTTTTACGGCAATTTGGCTTTGATAAGTTTAGCGTTGCCCTTTCTGTGCGCGACCCCAAACATCCGGAAAACTATCTGGGCACCGATGAACAGTGGTCGGTAGCGGAGAATGCCCTGATTAACACTTTAAAACAATCGGGTTTAGATTTCCACCGGGCTGAAGGCGAAGCGGTTTTCTACGGTCCGAAAATAGACATCCACCTCGCGGACTCTTTAGGCCGCGAGTTTCAATGTTCAACCTGCCAATTTGACTTCAATTTAGGGCAGAAGTTTAATGTATATTATATGGACAAAAAAGGTGAACATCTTCCAACTTATCTTGTCCATCGAACCGTTCTTGGTAGTATTGAGCGATTTGTGGGAATCTTAATTGAACATTATGCTGGAGCCTTCCCAACTTGGCTTGCCCCGGTCCAGGCGTGTGTAATGACCGTGACGGATAAAGAAGCCGATTATGCCCAAAAGGTGGGCGCAATATTAAAAAGGGAAAATGTCAGAGTTGAAATTGATTTAAATAATGATAAAATTGGTTATAAGATTGGTGAAGCGGAAAGGCAGAAGATTCCTTATATGCTCATCGTCGGTGCAAAAGAAAAAGCAAGCGGAACTGTTTCTTTGCGCCGACGGGGTAAAGGTAATCTTGGTAATATGCCGCTGGAAAGAGTATTAGCACAAATAAAGGAGGAAACCTCTGGAAGAGCAGCAGGTACAGAATAA
- a CDS encoding DivIVA domain-containing protein — translation MALTPIEIRKKAFPVSFRGYAIKEVRAFLAIVANEFEELRKERAALAEKVDALTAQVANYEKMEGLLKETLLTAQKVADEMRTNVEKERELMVERIKQEADKMQAELKELKERRALLLDEIRGIANTYLAIAERFEKGKYERDKNSTSLDTETADSGKRSGDKK, via the coding sequence ATGGCTTTGACTCCTATCGAAATAAGAAAAAAGGCGTTCCCTGTTTCGTTCCGGGGTTACGCAATAAAAGAGGTTCGGGCATTTCTCGCCATCGTCGCCAATGAGTTCGAAGAATTGCGTAAAGAACGGGCGGCATTGGCAGAAAAAGTTGACGCACTGACTGCGCAGGTTGCCAATTATGAAAAAATGGAAGGACTGCTTAAAGAAACGCTGCTTACCGCCCAGAAGGTGGCAGATGAGATGCGCACTAACGTTGAGAAAGAACGGGAACTAATGGTTGAACGCATAAAACAAGAGGCGGATAAAATGCAGGCGGAATTAAAAGAGTTAAAAGAACGCCGCGCCCTATTACTTGATGAGATACGAGGTATCGCCAACACCTATTTAGCAATAGCAGAAAGATTTGAAAAGGGAAAATATGAACGAGACAAAAACAGTACTTCACTCGACACTGAAACAGCGGATTCAGGAAAGCGTTCAGGCGATAAGAAGTAG
- a CDS encoding purine-nucleoside phosphorylase, producing MNETKTVLHSTLKQRIQESVQAIRSRTAFKPQIGIILGTGLGKLAERVETAVTIPYATIPHFPIPTVESHGGRLILGMMSGKPVVVMQGRFHYYEGYEPQEITHPVRVMKELGIDTLILSNAAGGLNPEFKAGDIAVITDHINLTGQNPLRGPNDETLGPRFPDMFECYDPKLIKLAEAVAAEQNLILRHGVYAWVTGPNLETAAEYRYLRIIGADLVGMSTVPETIVARHAGLRVLGFSVITDMGIPEQLQPVDLATVLRVANEAEPKLTTIVLEVVKRI from the coding sequence ATGAACGAGACAAAAACAGTACTTCACTCGACACTGAAACAGCGGATTCAGGAAAGCGTTCAGGCGATAAGAAGTAGAACCGCTTTCAAACCTCAGATTGGAATTATTCTCGGCACCGGCTTGGGAAAACTCGCCGAAAGGGTCGAAACTGCGGTTACCATCCCCTATGCAACGATTCCCCACTTTCCAATTCCCACGGTCGAAAGCCACGGCGGACGGTTAATATTGGGAATGATGAGTGGTAAACCGGTAGTAGTAATGCAGGGACGGTTCCATTACTATGAGGGATACGAACCTCAGGAAATTACCCATCCCGTGCGGGTTATGAAAGAGCTGGGAATTGATACTCTTATTCTTTCGAATGCCGCTGGGGGGTTAAACCCGGAATTTAAAGCCGGCGACATCGCAGTTATTACCGACCACATCAACCTCACCGGTCAAAACCCTTTAAGGGGACCAAATGATGAAACCCTTGGTCCTCGATTCCCTGATATGTTTGAATGTTATGACCCCAAATTGATTAAACTGGCAGAAGCCGTGGCAGCAGAACAGAACTTGATTTTACGCCATGGCGTTTATGCCTGGGTAACTGGGCCCAATCTTGAAACCGCCGCCGAATATCGGTATCTTCGCATTATTGGTGCCGACCTCGTTGGAATGTCAACAGTACCCGAAACAATCGTCGCCCGGCACGCTGGTTTACGAGTACTGGGATTTTCCGTAATTACCGATATGGGAATTCCCGAGCAACTTCAGCCCGTTGACCTGGCAACAGTTCTGCGGGTAGCCAATGAAGCCGAGCCGAAACTTACAACTATCGTGCTGGAAGTGGTAAAAAGAATTTGA
- the bamD gene encoding outer membrane protein assembly factor BamD encodes MKPVLTLKLLTLFVLLCLACPKRAERAKPSTPQEALEQALSDKKAKRFQKAEEGFTYLIFNFPGSSQAADAQFYLADCYFEKKDYEQAQSEFDFYLKNFPNGRFQEEAAFKKAIAVFRSAPPPDKDQSNVLKAQELLNDFLEEYPESRFRDQVQNTLKEIQFRLVQREFDAARLYFKAGEYRSALIYYQFIKDNYPEVTWTETDRCQLAVCYFETDNKETARLIFEELVSTAVSPRVKRISQRYLNRLN; translated from the coding sequence TTGAAACCAGTCCTGACCCTTAAACTGCTAACCCTGTTTGTTTTGCTTTGCCTTGCTTGTCCGAAAAGAGCCGAAAGAGCAAAGCCATCGACACCTCAGGAGGCACTGGAACAAGCACTATCCGACAAGAAGGCAAAAAGGTTCCAAAAAGCGGAAGAAGGTTTTACCTATTTAATCTTCAACTTTCCTGGAAGTTCCCAAGCAGCCGACGCCCAGTTTTACCTCGCCGACTGTTATTTTGAAAAGAAAGATTACGAGCAGGCGCAAAGTGAGTTTGACTTCTATCTAAAGAACTTCCCCAACGGACGTTTCCAGGAAGAGGCTGCTTTTAAAAAGGCAATCGCAGTTTTTCGTTCCGCCCCTCCCCCAGATAAAGACCAAAGCAATGTCCTTAAAGCCCAAGAACTTCTCAACGACTTTCTTGAAGAGTACCCGGAATCGCGCTTCCGAGACCAGGTGCAAAACACCTTAAAAGAAATCCAGTTCCGATTGGTACAACGGGAGTTTGATGCCGCTCGACTCTATTTTAAAGCTGGGGAATACAGGTCGGCTCTGATTTATTACCAGTTTATTAAAGACAACTATCCGGAAGTTACCTGGACAGAAACCGACCGCTGCCAGTTGGCAGTCTGTTATTTTGAAACCGACAACAAGGAAACAGCACGCTTGATATTTGAAGAATTGGTTAGCACTGCAGTGTCACCACGGGTTAAGCGGATATCCCAGCGCTATCTCAATCGGTTAAACTAA